The Desulfomicrobium orale DSM 12838 genome includes a window with the following:
- a CDS encoding putative quinol monooxygenase: MFSVIVDIFVREDCVEQFREVAVEQAENSRRLEPGCLCFEVLQNPGDRTHFILYESYADARTFYDEHRHTAHFADYAARTEPWVKEKIIRPLDRLWPQWVQTPGEVI, from the coding sequence ATGTTCAGCGTCATCGTCGATATTTTTGTCAGGGAAGATTGCGTGGAGCAGTTCCGGGAAGTGGCCGTGGAGCAGGCCGAAAACTCGCGCAGGCTGGAGCCGGGGTGTCTGTGTTTCGAGGTGCTGCAAAACCCCGGGGATCGGACGCACTTCATTTTGTACGAAAGCTATGCCGATGCCCGCACATTTTACGACGAGCACCGGCATACGGCCCACTTCGCGGACTACGCGGCCCGCACGGAGCCCTGGGTGAAAGAAAAAATCATTCGCCCTCTGGACCGCCTGTGGCCGCAATGGGTGCAAACGCCCGGTGAAGTCATTTGA